A single genomic interval of Bacteroidales bacterium harbors:
- a CDS encoding T9SS type A sorting domain-containing protein, whose translation MKKFTFNHISFFQLLVLFLLFLISELTAQPVLTRPFFNATIADAYSKHISLKSNDDTLPIPFFDDFSKTGVYPDNSLWLDNNVYVNQNFGIHPPSIGVATFDILNMAGQIYSHASSNTFIADYLTSKPINLSYFITYNSFSYPTNILFYYESATGIYRPADSLYYYSGPYLLNCVVQPGTFTPTMHVYYGSVSLIDVSDSLYYYDTLTSQYVHIVRYTTSYYSLTDSIYLSFYFQPQGLGGNAPESNDSLVLEFKTPLSDWKHIWSSPGFSDTIFHKVVIPLDSIYLVKGFQFRFYNYASFGNLNYPSFASNVDYWNLDYVYLNTGQRVNDSIYPDICFKEPIRSLVEPPYTSIPWEHYKILDTLQIDTLRFNYYNLYSSLVNVKRFLTINNITNHQQLRFDSLGNDNIGPFETFQFKQKTQPNYFPDNNLNKCTFEVLLNITAPTLSSQSIFTWNDTLRFFQNFEYYYAIDDGSAEYGVGLSGEGSQNGQFAMLFKTLTPDTLRAVDMFFNRTLNNASQKYFYLTIWTVNKGKPNHIIYKKTGFKPEYAGINEFHRYSLDTTIYVTDSIFIGWTQTSTDLLNLGFDLNYDYSSNVFYNLNGSWTKLPFNGTPMIRPVFSKSQIINVEEEYMPLTFIPYPNPANNKIFLCDEHICSYILYDITGKIILQGFSQSIDTSPLENGIYILQIFHNKQTSSHKIIIQHP comes from the coding sequence ATGAAAAAATTTACTTTTAACCATATTTCCTTTTTTCAATTATTAGTTTTATTCTTATTATTTTTAATATCTGAGCTCACAGCTCAGCCTGTTTTAACTCGACCTTTTTTTAATGCAACAATAGCCGATGCTTATTCAAAACACATCAGTCTAAAATCAAACGATGACACTTTGCCCATTCCTTTTTTTGATGATTTTTCAAAAACAGGAGTTTATCCCGATAATTCGCTTTGGTTAGACAATAATGTATATGTAAATCAAAATTTTGGTATTCATCCCCCTAGTATTGGTGTTGCTACTTTTGACATATTAAATATGGCAGGGCAAATATACTCCCATGCTTCATCAAACACTTTTATTGCCGATTATTTAACATCTAAACCTATCAATTTATCTTATTTTATTACTTATAACTCTTTTTCTTATCCAACTAACATTCTTTTTTATTACGAATCTGCCACAGGTATATATCGACCGGCAGACTCACTTTATTACTATTCAGGACCTTATCTTTTAAACTGTGTTGTTCAACCTGGAACTTTTACACCAACCATGCATGTTTATTATGGTTCTGTTTCGCTCATAGATGTTAGCGACTCTTTATATTATTATGACACGCTAACTTCTCAGTATGTTCATATAGTACGATATACAACATCATATTACTCATTAACAGACTCTATTTATCTAAGCTTTTATTTTCAACCTCAAGGTTTAGGAGGTAATGCACCTGAAAGCAACGACTCGTTAGTGTTAGAATTTAAAACTCCACTTTCTGACTGGAAACACATTTGGTCATCGCCTGGCTTTTCAGATACTATTTTTCATAAAGTTGTAATTCCATTAGATAGTATATATTTAGTTAAAGGTTTTCAATTTAGATTTTACAATTATGCTAGTTTTGGAAATTTAAATTACCCAAGTTTTGCAAGCAATGTTGATTATTGGAATTTAGACTATGTATATTTAAATACCGGCCAACGAGTAAACGATAGTATTTATCCCGACATATGTTTTAAAGAACCTATTCGCTCATTAGTAGAACCACCTTATACATCTATTCCGTGGGAACACTATAAAATTTTAGATACGCTTCAAATTGATACTTTACGATTTAACTATTACAATCTATATAGTTCTTTAGTAAATGTAAAACGCTTTTTAACGATTAATAATATTACTAATCATCAACAACTCCGCTTCGACTCTTTAGGCAATGACAATATAGGTCCTTTTGAGACATTTCAATTTAAACAAAAGACCCAACCAAATTACTTCCCAGACAACAATTTAAATAAATGTACATTTGAAGTTTTGCTTAATATAACAGCTCCCACATTATCATCGCAAAGCATATTCACTTGGAATGATACACTACGATTTTTTCAAAATTTTGAATATTATTATGCCATTGATGATGGCTCGGCAGAATATGGCGTTGGTTTATCAGGAGAAGGCTCACAAAATGGTCAATTTGCCATGCTTTTCAAAACCTTAACTCCCGATACATTGAGAGCAGTAGATATGTTTTTCAATCGGACACTCAATAATGCAAGTCAAAAATATTTCTATTTAACTATATGGACTGTAAATAAAGGTAAACCCAACCATATCATTTACAAAAAAACTGGATTTAAACCCGAGTATGCTGGTATAAACGAATTTCATCGTTATAGTTTAGACACAACCATATATGTTACCGATTCAATATTTATTGGTTGGACTCAAACTTCTACCGATTTGTTAAATCTTGGGTTCGACCTAAATTACGATTATTCTTCTAATGTTTTTTATAATTTAAATGGTTCATGGACAAAATTACCATTTAATGGTACCCCTATGATAAGACCTGTTTTTAGCAAGTCTCAAATAATTAACGTAGAGGAAGAATATATGCCTTTGACCTTCATTCCATATCCTAACCCTGCTAATAACAAGATATTTTTATGCGATGAGCATATTTGCTCCTACATTTTATATGATATTACAGGCAAAATAATACTACAAGGCTTTTCGCAAAGCATTGATACAAGTCCACTCGAAAATGGCATTTATATTTTACAGATATTCCATAATAAACAAACAAGCTCACATAAAATAATAATTCAACATCCATGA
- a CDS encoding PASTA domain-containing protein → MSFLNIIKSKAIWKHIGIQIGIVVIILTFIYFWLSSYTFHGESIDVPDLSNMTFEEAEHTAELHDLKVVLSDSVHFLNKPKGVVISQVPAPKSKVKPERTIYLIINGFNNEKIAMPDLRGISLRQATADAELFGLKIGKLTYVPDISTTVLKQLYKGKEIEPQTMIPVGSTIDLVVGKGESNEKTEIVCVVGKTLEEANTLLSAASLNIGTVTKDATIKNAKDSIRAFIWKQSPSCNNNNAISLGSYIDLWITLDKDLLPETNETNEINF, encoded by the coding sequence AAAGGCTATTTGGAAGCATATCGGTATTCAAATCGGTATTGTAGTTATTATTCTAACTTTTATTTATTTTTGGTTAAGTTCGTATACATTTCACGGCGAAAGCATTGACGTTCCCGATTTATCTAATATGACTTTTGAAGAAGCAGAGCACACTGCAGAATTACACGATTTAAAAGTCGTTCTTTCTGATTCGGTTCATTTTTTAAATAAACCTAAAGGCGTAGTGATCTCGCAAGTACCAGCGCCTAAATCAAAAGTAAAACCCGAACGCACCATTTATCTAATAATCAATGGTTTTAACAATGAAAAAATTGCTATGCCCGATTTAAGAGGGATATCGCTACGTCAAGCTACTGCCGATGCTGAACTTTTTGGATTAAAAATTGGAAAATTGACCTATGTACCTGACATATCGACAACAGTTTTAAAACAACTATATAAAGGAAAAGAAATTGAGCCTCAAACGATGATACCTGTTGGTTCTACTATCGATTTAGTAGTCGGCAAAGGCGAAAGTAACGAAAAAACAGAAATCGTCTGCGTAGTGGGTAAAACATTAGAAGAAGCCAATACTTTATTATCGGCTGCATCGCTCAACATTGGAACAGTTACTAAAGATGCCACCATAAAAAATGCTAAAGACTCTATCAGAGCTTTTATTTGGAAACAATCACCTAGTTGCAATAACAACAATGCAATAAGTTTAGGTAGTTATATTGACTTATGGATAACACTTGATAAAGACTTACTGCCAGAAACAAATGAGACAAACGAAATTAATTTTTAA